A single region of the Triticum dicoccoides isolate Atlit2015 ecotype Zavitan chromosome 2B, WEW_v2.0, whole genome shotgun sequence genome encodes:
- the LOC119366626 gene encoding 30S ribosomal protein S17, chloroplastic-like, with amino-acid sequence MLLGSSFASPFTQLHLSPSPNAGARPAGAGLVLRIEAAKQLTGRVVTTKANKTVGVEVARLRQHPKYHRREKIKKKYQAHDPDNQFKVGDVVELVRSRPISKTKHFLAVPVPPRDTRRKAQLLPPLESQSAEDSAAAAAEEAAA; translated from the coding sequence ATGCTGCTGGGCTCCTCCTTCGCGTCGCCGTTCACCCAGCTGCACCTCTCGCCGAGCCCCAATGCGGGGGCGCGGCCGGCGGGGGCGGGGCTGGTGCTGCGGATCGAGGCGGCGAAGCAGCTGACGGGGCGGGTGGTGACGACCAAGGCGAACAAGACGGTGGGGGTGGAGGTGGCGCGGCTGAGGCAGCACCCAAAGTACCACCGGCgggagaagatcaagaagaagtacCAGGCGCACGACCCCGACAACCAGTTCAAGGTCGGCGACGTCGTCGAGCTCGTCCGCTCCCGCCCCATCTCCAAGACCAAGCACTTCCTCGCCGTCCCCGTCCCGCCCCGCGACACCCGCCGcaaggcccagctcctcccgccccTCGAGTCCCAGTCCGCCGaagactccgccgccgccgccgccgaagaggCCGCCGCCTAG